One segment of Panicum virgatum strain AP13 chromosome 1K, P.virgatum_v5, whole genome shotgun sequence DNA contains the following:
- the LOC120648515 gene encoding protein FLX-like 2 has translation MMPRVKPAAGMPPYHHRALPGPGPGPGQGPVPTAHGMMHREVRDPYVPGMHLPPPGHGPGPFPYDMLPPPEVLEQKLAAQRVEMQKLAMENDRLAVSHSSLRKELVAAQQELQRLQAQGEAAKAAEEQEMRGILDKVGNMEAELKACESVKVELQQAHAEAQNLVALRQKMAADVQKLSKDLQRNLGEAQQLPVLVAERDAARQEYEHLRSTYEYERKLRVDHSESLQAMKRNYDSMVTELEKLRAEMRNAANLDKSGIFYNPITGQKDDGTSSHLSVGQIAYDGYGRAQARTTPTSLVDPLSGSPAGSGLHSGFDPSRGNTYDASRVASFSSSKSGTHDVSRVAAGFDSLKSAGYDASKAPAIGGQAAATVAHGSSAGSYGSNQTTPAPYAWAQSASTYGSVQMPPSYASASTPSSYTTATARPYGSAQALPSYEQTQAPSAYGHTQQLSSYGLAQAPSAFAAAQGSSPYGLATQPPAYGSGRAAANAGSNYEALHGRK, from the exons ATGATGCCCCGCGTCAAGCCTGCCGCCGGCATGCCCCCTTACCACCACCGGGCGCTCCCCGGCCCCGGGCCCGGGCCCGGTCAGGGTCCAGTTCCCACGGCGCATGGGATGATGCACCGGGAGGTCCGTGACCCGTACGTGCCGGGGAtgcacctgccgccgccggggcatGGGCCCGGGCCGTTCCCCTACGacatgctgccgccgccggaggtcCTTGAGCAGAAGCTCGCTGCACAGCGCGTGGAGATGCAGAAGCTGGCAATGGAGAACGACCGGCTCGCCGTGAGCCACTCATCGCTGAGGAAGGagctggtggcggcgcagcaggaGCTGCAGAGGCTGCAGGCGCAAGGGGAGGCTGCGAaagccgccgaggagcaggagaTGAGGGGGATCCTTGACAAGGTTGGGAATATGGAGGCCGAACTGAAGGCCTGCGAGTCCGTGAAGGTGGAGCTGCAGCAGGCGCACGCTGAGGCGCAGAACCTTGTGGCGTTGAGGCAAAAAATGGCGGCAGATGTTCAGAAGCTAAGCAAGGACCTGCAGAGGAACCTTGGTGAGGCGCAGCAGCTTCCGGTGCTCGTTGCTGAACGGGATGCTGCAAGACAAGAATATGAGCACCTCAG GTCTACGTATGAGTATGAAAGGAAACTTAGGGTGGATCACTCTGAGTCGCTGCAGGCTATGAAGAGGAATTATGACTCCATGGTTACAGAGCTGGAAAAACTTCGTGCTGAGATGAGGAATGCAGCTAATCTAGACAAAAGTG GTATTTTTTACAATCCCATTACTGGTCAAAAGGATGATGGTACATCAAGCCATCTTTCTGTTGGACAAATTGCTTATGATGGTTATGGAAGAGCACAG GCAAGGACAACTCCTACTAGTCTGGTAGACCCTTTAAGTGGAAGCCCAGCTGGAAGTGGTCTTCATTCTGGATTTGATCCATCAAGAGGCAATACGTATGATGCTTCTCGTGTTGCCAGTTTCAGTTCATCAAAATCTGGAACCCATGATGTATCAAGGGTTGCTGCTGGCTTTGACTCTCTGAAGAGTGCTGGGTATGATGCTTCAAAGGCACCTGCAATTGGAGGACAGGCGGCTGCTACTGTGGCTCATGGGAGCAGTGCTGGTTCCTATGGATCCAATCAGACAACACCGGCTCCATATGCATGGGCACAATCTGCATCCACCTACGGATCTGTACAGATGCCACCATCGTATGCATCTGCGTCCACTCCATCATCCTACACCACAGCAACAGCACGTCCCTATGGCTCAGCTCAGGCGCTACCATCATATGAGCAAACACAAGCACCATCTGCGTATGGACACACACAGCAACTGTCATCCTATGGTCTAGCACAGGCACCGTCTGCCTTTGCTGCTGCACAGGGTTCCTCTCCCTATGGGTTGGCCACACAGCCTCCAGCCTATGGATCTGGGCGAGCAGCAGCTAATGCTGGCAGTAATTATGAAGCTCTTCACGGACGCAAATAA